The following nucleotide sequence is from Bacteroidota bacterium.
CAGCCTGAAAGGGATCAGCACCAATTAAATGCATGTGTATTTTGGGTATACCCGGATAAGGGTTCTGGCTGAAGATATACGCATACTCCCGTCGCAATGCTTCCTGCACCCGTTCTTCGGCATACACATCGATGGCTTTTTTATGAATGTAGTTGTAGGGTCGTATATCATCCAATCCTGCCACATGGTCTTTATGCTCGTGCGTAAATAGCACTGCTGTAATATTATCGACTTTTTGAGTAAGCATTTGCTGCCTGAAATCGGGCCCTGTATCAATCACTATCTTCTTATCACCGCTTTCGATCAACACTGAAGAGCGAAGGCGCTTGTCTCGTGCATCATCCGAAGTGCAAACTTTACAATGACATCCAATTACCGGCACACCCTGCGAAGTACCGGTGCCCAGAAATGTAACTTTTAACGACTGAAACATGAAATAAAAAACTTTTTAAGCTTTGCTAAGTTAACTAAAAGGCAGCTTGGTGCTGCATATAAATTATCTTTGCGCTTTAAATGTAAATACAATGAAAGGAAAACTCTATCTCATACCCTCTACCATCGGCGAAACGCCCGTACAGAATGTAATCCCTCAGCAGGTGGTTGAGATTATTAATAACATAAAGTATTATATTGTTGAGAACGAGCGCACAGCCCGAAGGCAGCTAATTAAAATGGGAATTAAGACTTTGATTAATCAGCTTGAGTTTTTTGTACTCGACGAACATACCGACAAAACGCGTTTGGATGATTTCCTTAAACCCTGCGAAGAATTCGATATTGGACTACTCTCCGAGGCAGGTGTGCCTGCCGTGGCTGACCCGGGCAGCGAGATTGTAGCGCTGGCACACAGCAAAAATATTAAGGTGGTTCCGCTGGTAGGCCCTTCTTCTATATTACTGGCATT
It contains:
- a CDS encoding SAM-dependent methyltransferase, which translates into the protein MKGKLYLIPSTIGETPVQNVIPQQVVEIINNIKYYIVENERTARRQLIKMGIKTLINQLEFFVLDEHTDKTRLDDFLKPCEEFDIGLLSEAGVPAVADPGSEIVALAHSKNIKVVPLVGPSSILLALMASGLNGQCFAFQGYLPVKGPERIKAIKNLESLSFSQKQTQIFIEAPYRNNQMLDDLIANCTPTTLICVACNLTTSSEFIKTLTPAGWKKHKPELHKKPAIFLIQRV
- a CDS encoding MBL fold metallo-hydrolase produces the protein MFQSLKVTFLGTGTSQGVPVIGCHCKVCTSDDARDKRLRSSVLIESGDKKIVIDTGPDFRQQMLTQKVDNITAVLFTHEHKDHVAGLDDIRPYNYIHKKAIDVYAEERVQEALRREYAYIFSQNPYPGIPKIHMHLIGADPFQAAGLEIIPIRGFHHRLPVLGFRVGKFAYLTDIKTLPESEIVKLSGLELFVINALQKEGHSTHLNLSEALAIIQQVKPQKTFLTHLSHRFGLHAEEEILLPSNIFIAYDNLSVQLV